From Pseudomonas sp. G2-4:
GATCCTCGATTGGCTCAGTGGGTTTCCGCCACTGTGGGCCAGTCTGCTGTATGTCCTGGCGGGCCAGTACGAACGTGCCGGCGTGCTCGGTGAGTTGGTGATGCAGGCCGATCGCGTTTCCACCGCGCAGAACATTGGCGGGAATCCTAGCAAGGCGCTACAAGCGCCGATTCATTCGCTGCAACATCACTTGATCAGCGGACTGCGTCATCTGGTTCAGTACGAGCTGAAACTCAACCAGCCGGGTGCCGCGGGATGGCTCACTCAAGACGCACTCTGGCTGGTCAGTAAGACGGTCACAGACAAGCTGCGAGCCTATCTGCTGTCGCAATCGATTGAAGGCATTCCCACGTCCAATATTGCGGTGTTCGACGAGCTGCAATCGCATGGATTGGTTGAGTCCACGCCGGAAGGCAAAGCCATCTGGACCGCGCTTGTGGCACAAGGAAATTGGCAGCAGAGTTTTACCTTTCTGCGCCTTCAACCGGCACTGATTTGGGGGAGCGAAGACCGGCCTGAGGCTTTCAGCGGAACAGTGAGCATTACAGGGCATAACCACTCAATTGACACGCCGGTACCAACACCTGCGCCCGAGACAGTCAGTGCAGGATCAGGTCAAAGCCAACCGCAGCAGGATCCCATGACACTAGGGGACGCCGATTACCTCGGCACGCTGCTGGACATGTTCGAGTTGGGAGAACCCGAGGCCAGTGATGCACTGTCAGAAAGTGCTGCCGACAATTCAACTCCATCGGATAACCCTGGCCAAGCATTCCTCAATTGGGTCAAGGAAGGCATTCAGAGCCACAAGCTGATCATCAATGACAGCAAGGCCAAAATCCACACGGTAGGTGGCAGCGTATTTTTGGTCACGCCAGGTCTCTTCCAACGCTACGCGCAGGAGTTTCCCGATATCTCTCAGGGCGCCTGCCAAGAGAACGAAGAATGGCGTTGGGTGCAGAAGCAGTTCGAGAAAGTGAAGGTCCACAGAAAGCGGGACAATGGCCTAAATATCTGGGCATGCCAAGTGCAAGGCCCTAGAAAAAAAACCACCTTGAAAGGCTACCTAGTTGAGGAACCGAAGCTATTTTTTGAACTGATACCGCCCGACAATCCGTTTCTAAAAATCGAACATTATTAAAACACTTTATACCCCTATCGATGGGGACCGAACCGCAACGTTGACTCTGGAGGCCATTCGCAGCTGCATCGCGCTACTACCCCTCTCCGATCGGTATTCTGTAGTACCAATGATAGAATGAATGGTCTAATCGCCGAACCCGCCGCTTCGCTTGCTTGGCGCCGTTTTCTTCGCCGTTCCCGTAGCAAATATCTTGCAACCACAGCTTGGCGTGTTACAACCGTGCGGCACTGGCCGAGAATTACACCGCTATGTGGGGTGGGTTCTGCTTGGTGGTAAGAGGTAATGAAATCGGGGTTTCGAGCGTAGGGTTACCTGAATATTCTCGCGAAAACGCAATGATTGGTACAGAAATTGGTACAAAATCCGCCCCTATTCCAAAAGCCCCGCGTCGGCTGTAACAAGCGGGGCTTTTTGTTAGCGGAGCGTAATCCCTCTGCGCTCATTCAGCGTGAGTTTCCGGCCGGTTGCAGCCCTTCTCGACAGGCAGCAATCGGCCAAAAGCGGACCTTGAAGCGGGAAAAATGGTGCTCAAACCGCCTATATGCCGTCGGATGCTTCTCGGTTACCCGAGTGCATATGCGTAACTTGTCTTAGCGACCTATCACTCGCTCGCGGCGGTTGGCTCAAGGGTGACGGTCATCTCGCCGAAGATGGCTTGGTAGGCCTCCTGGCACGAACTCTCTGCAGTCAGCACCGCGTCGTAAACGAGCTGCGCGCCCGCGGGGGTTAAGCATGCATAACCAACGCGCGCATCGCGGGGATCGCTTTGGCGAGATACCCAACCTATTTTTTCCAAGGGCAGAAGGGACTTGGTTACGGCTGACGCGGTTAAGCCCATGCACTCTGCCAAATCTGCGCGACGAAGCCTGCCGCCGTGGGCTTGCTTAAGATGATGCAGAATCATGAAGTCGCTAAAGCTCAACCCATGCACGGCGGAGAGTTTGGCGTCGATACGCCGAGTGGCGGCAGTGTATGCCCGGGATATGCGGATATAGCGTTCAAGTGTTGAGGGCGAAGTGCCTTTCGCACCCGGTGTGTAGTCAGACATTGCAACACTCCTTCAGTTCGGATGGGGATGGGTGTTCAAAACGTGCGTCCATGGCCTCGAACATTTGGGCCGTTATTTCGAACGAATAGGTCGCACCTTTTTCTAGGTTTCGTTGCAGTACGCGCTCACGGCGTAGCGGCTTATCGGCATTTACGAAGTGGCTAAGCACCTCATAGCCCGCGTTGTGGGCCTGCAGTCGGATTTGAGTGCGGTCTGCTTTCGTCATAAAGCCTTGATCCAGCACCACGTCCTTGCCCGACGCTAGAACCTGCACGCACGTTTCCCATATTTGCGACTCGCAACGTCTAACACGGGGAAGCACCCATTCCAGGCTAAGGGGCTGAGGCAGATCTGGGCCGTATAGACGCTGCATCCATTCATCAATCGAGAAGCTGACAGCGTTTAGCTGGGCCGTTATCTGCCGAGCTAGTGTCGACTTACCGGCCCCGAGAGGGCCGAAAATAATGTGTATGGCGCTCATCTGCCACCTTGTTTCTAGGTAATTTACCTATACAGTATCTAGACATAAGACTGGCGTTGTCAATCCACAGAACGTTTTGAAAAAACTGCTTTCCTGCAAAGTGG
This genomic window contains:
- the mobH gene encoding MobH family relaxase, yielding MLSLFRHKRQKPPPTPTVNVADGYLPIESSQSLLAVEHRRQLLDRIWQYTALSHPQFSQLYLNPIHRYAELVQQLPASETHHHAYLGGMLDHGLELVACSLKLRQSYLLPTGAAPEDQAAQTDAWSAGVAYGALLHDIGKIAVDLLVERQDGHVWHPWQGSLDQPYRFRYLKGRDYHLHSAAAGLLYTQILDRPILDWLSGFPPLWASLLYVLAGQYERAGVLGELVMQADRVSTAQNIGGNPSKALQAPIHSLQHHLISGLRHLVQYELKLNQPGAAGWLTQDALWLVSKTVTDKLRAYLLSQSIEGIPTSNIAVFDELQSHGLVESTPEGKAIWTALVAQGNWQQSFTFLRLQPALIWGSEDRPEAFSGTVSITGHNHSIDTPVPTPAPETVSAGSGQSQPQQDPMTLGDADYLGTLLDMFELGEPEASDALSESAADNSTPSDNPGQAFLNWVKEGIQSHKLIINDSKAKIHTVGGSVFLVTPGLFQRYAQEFPDISQGACQENEEWRWVQKQFEKVKVHRKRDNGLNIWACQVQGPRKKTTLKGYLVEEPKLFFELIPPDNPFLKIEHY
- a CDS encoding MarR family transcriptional regulator, producing MSDYTPGAKGTSPSTLERYIRISRAYTAATRRIDAKLSAVHGLSFSDFMILHHLKQAHGGRLRRADLAECMGLTASAVTKSLLPLEKIGWVSRQSDPRDARVGYACLTPAGAQLVYDAVLTAESSCQEAYQAIFGEMTVTLEPTAASE
- a CDS encoding ATP-binding protein, whose product is MSAIHIIFGPLGAGKSTLARQITAQLNAVSFSIDEWMQRLYGPDLPQPLSLEWVLPRVRRCESQIWETCVQVLASGKDVVLDQGFMTKADRTQIRLQAHNAGYEVLSHFVNADKPLRRERVLQRNLEKGATYSFEITAQMFEAMDARFEHPSPSELKECCNV